A window of the Hevea brasiliensis isolate MT/VB/25A 57/8 chromosome 6, ASM3005281v1, whole genome shotgun sequence genome harbors these coding sequences:
- the LOC110664252 gene encoding PTI1-like tyrosine-protein kinase 1 isoform X2 yields the protein MRRWLCCTCQVEESYPSHENEQLRSPKSYTDGNPVKGSKVSATVKAEVQKEAPPIELPALSLDELKEKTDNFGSKALIGEGSYGRVYYANLDNGKAVAVKKLDTASEQESNVEFLTQVSMVSKLKHENVVELLGYCVEGNLRVLAYEFATMGSLHDILHGRKGVQGAQPGPTLDWMQRVRIAVDAARGLEYLHEKVQPPIIHRDIRSSNVLLFEDFKAKIADFNLSNQAPDMAARLHSTRVLGTFGYHAPEYAMTGQLTQKSDVYSFGVVLLELLTGRKPVDHTMPRGQQSLVTWATPRLSEDKVKQCVDPKLKGDYPPKGVAKLAAVAALCVQYEAEFRPNMSIVVKALQPLLKAPAPAPAPAPAPAPPES from the exons ATGCGCAGGTGGCTCTGTTGTACATGTCAAGTAGAAGAATCATATCCATCACACGAAAATGAGCAACTAAGAAGCCCAAAAAGCTACACAGATG GGAACCCTGTGAAAGGCTCGAAGGTATCAGCTACTGTCAAAGCTGAAGTTCAGAAGGAAGCACCTCCAATTGAATTGCCTGCGTTGTCTTTAGATGAACTGAAAGAGAAGACTGACAATTTCGGTTCAAAGGCATTGATTGGTGAAGGATCGTATGGAAGAGTATATTATGCTAACTTAGATAATGGGAAAGCTGTTGCGGTAAAAAAACTTGATACAGCATCTGAGCAAGAATCAAATGTTGAATTTTTGACTCAG GTTTCCATGGTTTCAAAATTGAAGCATGAAAATGTTGTTGAGCTGCTTGGTTACTGTGTGGAAGGAAATCTTCGAGTGCTTGCTTATGAATTTGCAACAATGGGTTCTCTCCATGACATATTGCATG GTAGAAAAGGAGTTCAAGGGGCACAACCAGGTCCTACTCTTGACTGGATGCAGCGTGTGAGAATTGCCGTTGATGCAGCAAGGGGTTTGGAATACTTGCATGAGAAGGTACAACCACCTATAATACACAGAGATATCAGATCAAGCAATGTGCTTCTATTTGAGGACTTCAAAGCCAAGATTGCAGATTTTAATCTTTCAAATCAGGCTCCTGACATGGCTGCTCGCCTTCATTCTACTCGTGTTTTGGGAACCTTTGGTTATCATGCTCCAGA GTACGCAATGACTGGACAATTGACACAGAAGAGTGATGTTTATAGTTTTGGGGTGGTTCTTCTGGAACTTTTAACTGGGAGGAAACCTGTTGATCACACGATGCCACGAGGACAGCAGAGTCTTGTCACTTGG GCTACTCCAAGACTAAGTGAGGACAAAGTTAAGCAATGTGTGGATCCAAAGTTGAAGGGAGATTATCCTCCTAAAGGAGTGGCCAAG CTGGCAGCTGTAGCTGCATTATGTGTGCAATATGAAGCTGAGTTCAGGCCAAATATGAGCATAGTTGTGAAGGCACTCCAACCACTTTTGAAGGCCCCAGCTCCAGCTCCAGCTCCTGCTCCTGCTCCTGCTCCTCCAGAAAGCTAA
- the LOC110664252 gene encoding PTI1-like tyrosine-protein kinase 1 isoform X1: MEDDYHQRNLGAHAPSPGYYLLDKTGAVDDSALRKRDKMRRWLCCTCQVEESYPSHENEQLRSPKSYTDGNPVKGSKVSATVKAEVQKEAPPIELPALSLDELKEKTDNFGSKALIGEGSYGRVYYANLDNGKAVAVKKLDTASEQESNVEFLTQVSMVSKLKHENVVELLGYCVEGNLRVLAYEFATMGSLHDILHGRKGVQGAQPGPTLDWMQRVRIAVDAARGLEYLHEKVQPPIIHRDIRSSNVLLFEDFKAKIADFNLSNQAPDMAARLHSTRVLGTFGYHAPEYAMTGQLTQKSDVYSFGVVLLELLTGRKPVDHTMPRGQQSLVTWATPRLSEDKVKQCVDPKLKGDYPPKGVAKLAAVAALCVQYEAEFRPNMSIVVKALQPLLKAPAPAPAPAPAPAPPES; this comes from the exons ATGGAGGACGATTATCATCAGCGCAATTTGGGG GCACATGCACCTTCCCCTGGATACTATCTATTGGATAAAACAGGTGCTGTAGACGATTCAGCTTTGAGGAAGAGAGACAAGATGCGCAGGTGGCTCTGTTGTACATGTCAAGTAGAAGAATCATATCCATCACACGAAAATGAGCAACTAAGAAGCCCAAAAAGCTACACAGATG GGAACCCTGTGAAAGGCTCGAAGGTATCAGCTACTGTCAAAGCTGAAGTTCAGAAGGAAGCACCTCCAATTGAATTGCCTGCGTTGTCTTTAGATGAACTGAAAGAGAAGACTGACAATTTCGGTTCAAAGGCATTGATTGGTGAAGGATCGTATGGAAGAGTATATTATGCTAACTTAGATAATGGGAAAGCTGTTGCGGTAAAAAAACTTGATACAGCATCTGAGCAAGAATCAAATGTTGAATTTTTGACTCAG GTTTCCATGGTTTCAAAATTGAAGCATGAAAATGTTGTTGAGCTGCTTGGTTACTGTGTGGAAGGAAATCTTCGAGTGCTTGCTTATGAATTTGCAACAATGGGTTCTCTCCATGACATATTGCATG GTAGAAAAGGAGTTCAAGGGGCACAACCAGGTCCTACTCTTGACTGGATGCAGCGTGTGAGAATTGCCGTTGATGCAGCAAGGGGTTTGGAATACTTGCATGAGAAGGTACAACCACCTATAATACACAGAGATATCAGATCAAGCAATGTGCTTCTATTTGAGGACTTCAAAGCCAAGATTGCAGATTTTAATCTTTCAAATCAGGCTCCTGACATGGCTGCTCGCCTTCATTCTACTCGTGTTTTGGGAACCTTTGGTTATCATGCTCCAGA GTACGCAATGACTGGACAATTGACACAGAAGAGTGATGTTTATAGTTTTGGGGTGGTTCTTCTGGAACTTTTAACTGGGAGGAAACCTGTTGATCACACGATGCCACGAGGACAGCAGAGTCTTGTCACTTGG GCTACTCCAAGACTAAGTGAGGACAAAGTTAAGCAATGTGTGGATCCAAAGTTGAAGGGAGATTATCCTCCTAAAGGAGTGGCCAAG CTGGCAGCTGTAGCTGCATTATGTGTGCAATATGAAGCTGAGTTCAGGCCAAATATGAGCATAGTTGTGAAGGCACTCCAACCACTTTTGAAGGCCCCAGCTCCAGCTCCAGCTCCTGCTCCTGCTCCTGCTCCTCCAGAAAGCTAA
- the LOC110664251 gene encoding 2-isopropylmalate synthase 2, chloroplastic — protein MASIAAPPNFCLSQITCKTRPLSPSLLLFNSRTSHSSPNPCFSSYSSNPLIKTIISCSQSSSAAPSPAAPPRRRRPQYIPNHIPDPSYVRIFDTTLRDGEQSPGATLTSKEKLDVARQLSKLGVDIIEAGFPAASKDDFEAVKTIAKQVGNAVDEDGYVPVICGLSRCNEKDIRTAWEAVKYAKRPRIHTFIATSEIHMQYKLRKSKEEVLEIARSMVKFARSLGCDDVEFSPEDAGRSDREFLYQILGEVIKAGATTLNIPDTVGITLPSEFGRLIADIKANTPGIENVIISTHCQNDLGLSTANTLAGAHAGARQLEVTVNGIGERAGNASLEEVVMAIKCRGEHVLGGLYTGINPKHITMASKMVEEYTGLQLQPHKAIVGANAFAHESGIHQDGMLKHKGTYEIISPEDIGLERSNDAGIVLGKLSGRHALKDRLKELGYELNDEQLGNIFWSFKAVAEQKKRVTDADLIALVSDEVFQPEIVWKLSDLQVTCGTLGLSTATVKLIDANGKEHIACSIGSGPVDAGYKAVDLIVKEPVELLEYSMNAATEGIDAIATTRVVIRGENLHTTNAITGEPLLRSFSGSGVGMDIVVSSVKAYIGALNKMLAFKQQLPTTRVSTDRTPVSA, from the exons atGGCGTCTATCGCCGCGCCACCCAATTTCTGTCTCTCTCAGATCACTTGCAAAACTcgacctctctctccctctcttctcctCTTCAACTCTAGAACTTCCCATTCCTCTCCAAATCCTTGCTTTTCCTCCTACTCTTCCAATCCCCTCATTAAGACCATCATTTCCTGCTCCCAATCTTCCTCTGCAGCCCCATCTCCTGCCGCCCCTCCTCGCCGCCGCCGCCCTCAGTACATTCCCAACCACATCCCCGACCCTTCCTATGTCCGTATCTTCGACACCACTCTCCGCGACGGCGAGCAGTCCCCTGGCGCCACCCTCACCTCCAAGGAAAAGCTCGACGTTGCTCGCCAGTTGTCGAAGCTCGGCGTTGACATAATTGAGGCTGGATTCCCTGCTGCTTCCAAGGATGATTTTGAGGCCGTGAAAACAATTGCTAAGCAAGTGGGAAATGCCGTCGATGAGGATGGTTATGTGCCGGTTATTTGTGGATTATCGAGGTGTAATGAGAAGGACATTAGGACTGCGTGGGAGGCTGTGAAGTATGCCAAGAGGCCGAGGATTCACACGTTTATTGCGACAAGTGAGATCCATATGCAGTATAAGTTGAGGAAGAGTAAAGAGGAGGTGTTGGAGATTGCCAGGAGTATGGTTAAGTTCGCCAGGAGTTTGGGGTGTGATGATGTAGAGTTTAGCCCAGAGGATGCTGGCAG ATCTGACAGAGAGTTCTTGTATCAGATCTTGGGTGAAGTTATCAAGGCTGGTGCAACAACTCTGAACATACCTGATACTGTTGGGATAACATTGCCTAGTGAATTTGGACGGTTAATAGCTGACATAAAAGCCAATACCCCTGGAATAGAAAATGTCATTATTTCAACACACTGCCAAAATGATCTAGGACTTTCTACAGCTAATACTTTAGCA GGAGCACATGCAGGTGCCAGACAACTTGAAGTAACAGTCAATGGCATTGGTGAAAGAGCTGGAAATGCTTCATTGGAGGAG GTTGTTATGGCCATAAAATGTCGTGGAGAGCATGTTTTAGGAGGTCTTTATACTGGAATCAATCCCAAACACATTACTATGGCAAGCAAGATG GTAGAAGAATACACTGGTTTGCAGTTGCAGCCACACAAGGCTATCGTTGGAGCTAATGCTTTTGCTCATGAAAGTGGCATACATCAG GATGGAATGCTAAAACATAAAGGTACATATGAGATTATATCTCCTGAAGATATTGGGCTTGAACGTTCCAATGATGCAGGGATTGTCCTTGGAAAACTCAG TGGCCGCCATGCTTTGAAAGATCGACTAAAAGAG CTTGGTTATGAATTGAATGATGAGCAACTTGGCAATATCTTTTGGAGTTTCAAGGCAGTAGCTGAACAAAAAAAG AGAGTCACTGATGCGGACCTGATAGCATTGGTGTCAGATGAAGTTTTTCAGCCTGAAATTGTGTGGAAGCTTAGTGATCTGCAG GTTACTTGTGGAACACTTGGTCTCTCTACTGCAACTGTTAAACTCATTGATGCTAATGGCAAAGAGCACATTGCATGCTCCATTGGATCTGGGCCAGTAGATGCAGGATACAAGGCTGTCGATCTCATTGTGAAG GAACCAGTTGAACTTCTTGAATACTCCATGAATGCTGCTACAGAAGGCATAGATGCGATAGCCACTACCCGTGTTGTAATTCGTGGAGAGAACCTTCACACCACTAATGCTATAACAGGCGAACCACTTCTACGTTCATTTAG TGGATCCGGGGTCGGAATGGATATTGTTGTTTCCAGTGTGAAGGCCTACATTGGTGCATTGAATAAGATGTTAGCTTTTAAGCAGCAGTTGCCAACGACAAGGGTTTCTACGGATAGGACCCCTGTATCTGCATGA